Proteins co-encoded in one Leptospira levettii genomic window:
- a CDS encoding LA_3150 family lipoprotein, with translation MKKFYIISIIVLQMYCVQSKVKNTDGMTALLLNNASNGAVSDKYNNGSLVHIKRADLVNLSFTGECYDSFTLVGIVVSPSNYYNTPQGGSGGIFNTDLEKWNLSLSNCNSLGFSPPNNTNFGTSTQRPNSNQTFTFKMYSCDPNNNPCSNNAIKASGF, from the coding sequence ATGAAAAAATTTTATATCATATCAATTATCGTATTACAGATGTATTGTGTTCAATCGAAAGTTAAAAATACAGATGGAATGACAGCATTGTTATTGAATAATGCATCCAATGGAGCTGTATCCGATAAATACAATAATGGATCTTTAGTCCATATCAAAAGAGCCGACCTTGTAAACCTATCCTTTACAGGAGAATGTTATGACAGTTTCACTTTGGTTGGAATTGTTGTGAGTCCATCTAACTATTATAATACGCCGCAAGGAGGTTCTGGAGGGATATTCAATACGGATTTAGAAAAGTGGAATCTTTCTCTATCAAATTGTAACTCCCTTGGATTTTCACCTCCCAATAATACAAATTTTGGCACAAGTACGCAAAGACCAAACTCCAATCAAACATTTACCTTTAAGATGTATAGTTGTGATCCAAACAATAATCCATGTTCAAACAATGCCATTAAGGCATCTGGTTTTTGA